In Verrucomicrobiota bacterium, a single window of DNA contains:
- a CDS encoding response regulator transcription factor has product MRTSTPSTPPAGAQTGRMKLLVIDDDRELCWLIRDYLEPLGYAVTAVHNGPEGLERALGEEFQAIILDVMLPGLDGFEVLKRIRAKSDVPVLMLTARGEEADRIVGLEVGADDYLPKTFSTRELLARLRAVTRRKTRDATKESEKADAEIVVGQLRINPATRRVAVGDEPVELTALEFDLLAILARSRGRVKSREQLIEAVVERNYDVFDRSVDVHIHSLRKKLGDDPKDPRYIRTLRAVGYMLINPENDW; this is encoded by the coding sequence AACCGGGCGCATGAAACTGCTTGTCATTGACGATGATCGCGAACTGTGCTGGCTGATCCGGGATTACCTGGAGCCGCTCGGGTACGCGGTGACGGCGGTGCATAACGGCCCGGAAGGATTGGAGCGCGCGCTGGGCGAGGAGTTCCAGGCGATCATTCTCGATGTCATGTTGCCCGGACTGGATGGGTTCGAAGTCCTCAAACGTATTCGCGCCAAATCCGACGTGCCCGTGCTGATGCTCACTGCGCGCGGGGAAGAAGCGGACCGCATTGTGGGGTTGGAAGTCGGCGCGGATGATTACCTGCCCAAGACCTTTTCCACCCGCGAACTGCTGGCCCGATTGCGGGCGGTGACCCGCCGGAAAACGCGCGATGCCACCAAGGAATCCGAAAAAGCTGACGCGGAAATTGTGGTCGGCCAATTACGGATCAACCCCGCCACGCGCCGCGTCGCCGTGGGCGATGAACCGGTGGAACTGACCGCACTGGAATTTGATTTGCTGGCCATCCTGGCGCGCTCGCGCGGCCGGGTGAAATCACGGGAACAACTGATCGAGGCCGTGGTTGAACGCAATTACGATGTGTTTGACCGATCCGTGGATGTGCATATCCATTCGTTGCGCAAAAAGCTGGGGGATGACCCGAAGGATCCCCGGTACATCCGCACGTTGCGCGCGGTGGGCTACATGTTGATCAACCCGGAAAATGATTGGTAA